A single Deinococcus radiopugnans ATCC 19172 DNA region contains:
- a CDS encoding YbjQ family protein has product MTGHPQQGRHGGAQLHPMMITTTNELEGQRVTRQLGVVRGLTVRSRSVLGNLGASLQTILGGNITLYTELAEKARQEAFDLMVQHAQERGANAILAMRYDANEITDGVTEVLAYGTAVVVEPR; this is encoded by the coding sequence GTGACCGGACACCCGCAGCAGGGTAGGCATGGGGGCGCCCAGTTGCACCCGATGATGATCACCACCACCAATGAACTCGAAGGCCAACGCGTGACCCGTCAGCTGGGCGTGGTGCGCGGCCTGACCGTGCGCTCGCGCAGCGTGCTGGGAAATCTGGGCGCCTCCCTCCAGACGATCCTGGGCGGCAACATCACCCTGTACACCGAGCTGGCCGAAAAGGCCCGTCAGGAGGCGTTCGACCTGATGGTCCAGCACGCCCAGGAACGCGGGGCCAACGCCATTCTCGCCATGCGCTACGACGCCAACGAGATCACCGACGGCGTGACCGAGGTGCTGGCCTACGGCACGGCGGTGGTGGTGGAACCGCGCTGA
- a CDS encoding [LysW]-aminoadipate kinase: MIVVKVGGSAGIDYDAVCADLAARWKAGEKLILVHGGSGETNRVAEALGHPPRFVTSPSGYTSRFTDRQTLEIFEMVYCGKINKGIVERLQRLDVNAVGLSGLDGRIFEGRHKDSVRAVENGKTRVLRGDHTGTVEKVNTGLIELLLTAGYLPVLTPPASSYEGVAINVDGDRAAAALAVALKAEALLLLSNVPGLLRAYPDEASLIRHIPADDVEAYLEFAQDRMKKKVLGAAEAVAGGVRRVIFGDARAGQPITAALDGAGTVVS, translated from the coding sequence TTGATCGTGGTCAAGGTGGGCGGCAGCGCCGGGATCGATTACGACGCGGTGTGCGCCGATCTGGCGGCGCGCTGGAAGGCGGGCGAGAAGCTCATTCTGGTCCACGGCGGCAGCGGCGAGACCAACCGCGTGGCCGAGGCGCTGGGCCATCCGCCCAGATTCGTGACCAGCCCCAGCGGCTACACCAGCCGTTTTACAGATCGCCAGACCCTCGAAATCTTCGAGATGGTCTACTGTGGCAAGATCAACAAAGGGATCGTAGAGCGCTTGCAGCGGCTGGACGTCAACGCGGTGGGGCTGTCGGGGCTGGACGGGCGCATTTTCGAGGGCCGCCACAAGGACAGCGTGCGCGCGGTGGAAAACGGCAAGACGCGGGTGCTGCGCGGCGATCACACGGGGACGGTGGAGAAGGTCAATACCGGCCTGATCGAGTTGCTGCTCACAGCGGGCTACCTGCCCGTCTTGACCCCTCCGGCCAGCAGCTACGAGGGCGTGGCGATCAACGTGGACGGGGACCGCGCCGCCGCCGCGCTGGCGGTGGCTCTAAAGGCCGAGGCGCTGCTGCTGCTGTCCAACGTGCCGGGGCTGCTGCGCGCCTACCCCGACGAGGCCAGCCTGATCCGCCATATTCCGGCGGACGACGTGGAAGCGTACCTGGAATTTGCCCAGGACCGCATGAAGAAGAAGGTGCTGGGCGCGGCGGAGGCCGTGGCGGGTGGCGTCCGCCGCGTGATCTTCGGGGATGCCCGGGCCGGACAGCCGATCACGGCGGCGCTGGACGGCGCAGGAACGGTGGTGTCGTGA
- the ispH gene encoding 4-hydroxy-3-methylbut-2-enyl diphosphate reductase — MVERLYLAKPRGFCAGVVMAIGAVERAAQTEDKPVTVYHSIVHNHTVVDRLARDHSVHFVENLDDVEALPGGGDTVVFSAHGISPLVRERARALGLSTIDATCPLVTKVHTEAKKYAREGHTILLIGDSAQHQEVIGTRGEAPDHTILVGVLGKSGEGLHDPHTVTVPDPEKLVVLTQTTLSVDDTRRTVDILKARFPKLIVPPSEDLCYATKNRQDAVKAIAPNVDAFLVLTSTHSSNGMRLLELAAETCGRAERLENADDLAGLDLGGVKAIGITSAASTPDDLVQAVVAHFRALNPGLQVIEEGEWENIEFREPKKILPGQPLPRTMG, encoded by the coding sequence ATGGTTGAGCGCCTGTATCTGGCCAAGCCGCGAGGCTTCTGCGCGGGCGTGGTCATGGCCATCGGCGCCGTGGAGCGCGCCGCGCAGACCGAGGACAAACCCGTCACCGTCTACCACTCGATTGTCCACAACCACACCGTGGTGGACCGGCTGGCCCGAGATCACAGCGTGCATTTCGTGGAGAATCTGGACGACGTGGAAGCTTTGCCGGGGGGCGGCGACACCGTGGTGTTCTCCGCGCACGGCATCAGCCCGCTGGTGCGCGAACGGGCGCGGGCGCTGGGGTTGAGTACCATCGACGCCACCTGCCCGCTGGTCACCAAGGTCCACACCGAGGCCAAGAAGTACGCCCGCGAGGGCCACACCATCCTGCTGATCGGCGACAGCGCCCAGCATCAGGAGGTGATCGGCACGCGCGGCGAGGCCCCGGACCACACCATTCTGGTGGGCGTGCTGGGCAAGAGCGGTGAGGGGCTGCACGACCCGCACACGGTCACGGTGCCGGACCCCGAAAAGTTGGTGGTCCTGACCCAGACGACCCTGAGCGTGGACGACACGCGGCGCACGGTGGACATTCTCAAGGCCCGCTTTCCGAAGCTGATCGTGCCGCCCAGCGAGGACCTGTGCTACGCCACCAAGAACCGCCAGGACGCCGTGAAAGCCATCGCGCCCAACGTGGACGCCTTTCTGGTCCTGACCAGCACCCACTCCAGCAACGGCATGCGCCTGCTGGAACTGGCCGCCGAGACGTGTGGGCGGGCCGAGCGCCTGGAAAACGCAGATGATCTGGCGGGCCTTGATCTGGGCGGCGTGAAGGCCATCGGCATCACCAGCGCGGCCAGCACCCCCGACGATCTGGTGCAGGCCGTGGTGGCCCATTTCCGCGCCCTGAACCCGGGGTTGCAGGTGATCGAGGAGGGCGAGTGGGAGAACATCGAGTTCCGCGAGCCGAAGAAGATTCTGCCGGGTCAGCCTTTGCCGCGCACGATGGGCTGA
- a CDS encoding phospholipase D-like domain-containing protein, with amino-acid sequence MTARAARLLLPFALACGGHGQGAEVPLGLGPVAPPAPLNPPPCAPPTDPLEHALWTVTTANGQPDLSCDNAFVGYLRTPRGLTTPLDAFEVTASQIANARSEVLLASMEWNAGPGLPGWTFAQAVAALYARVRADPAAYPQGMTVRALLGGFPDLQRPDGRTQPLALLADLLDLGVPLQDARVGWTLTILNYRYFPHSHVKLHVIDGRDLTVAGYNYTDWHLPASEAGGRDLHDLGLRVTGPVAQSGVAAFDDLWRHSLQLRCPEGVTRSGAEAHCQLAPPDPVTHPAAAREAVPSGHARAFMLYRRPGDDSADRAHLALLGAAKSQIDLMQADFGPTLNCWGAYLNPQGCGPDTWPVYMTAVLEALEREVHVRLLTVDYGTGAAANRSGVTLLRQALRRRGLQDRFEARYVTFNMHTKALTVDRRVVVVGSMNFHFSAWGRLGLAEAALATGDPAAVQQQEASFERIWKTASRPVPDEWWLNTVTPDLGPPPDAGTPDTVTPSPGP; translated from the coding sequence ATGACTGCCCGCGCCGCCCGTCTGCTGCTGCCCTTCGCTCTGGCCTGCGGTGGGCACGGGCAGGGCGCGGAGGTGCCGCTGGGGTTGGGGCCGGTGGCGCCGCCCGCGCCGCTGAACCCGCCCCCCTGCGCCCCGCCCACGGACCCGCTGGAACACGCCCTGTGGACCGTGACCACGGCGAACGGCCAGCCGGACCTGAGCTGCGACAACGCCTTCGTCGGGTACCTGCGCACACCGCGCGGCCTGACCACGCCCCTGGACGCTTTCGAGGTGACTGCCAGCCAGATCGCCAACGCCAGAAGCGAGGTGCTGCTGGCCAGCATGGAGTGGAATGCGGGGCCGGGGCTCCCCGGCTGGACCTTCGCGCAGGCGGTGGCGGCGCTGTACGCGCGGGTGCGGGCCGATCCCGCCGCGTACCCGCAGGGCATGACGGTGCGGGCGCTGCTGGGCGGCTTTCCGGATCTGCAGCGCCCCGACGGCCGGACCCAACCGCTGGCCCTGCTCGCCGATCTGCTCGATCTGGGCGTGCCGCTGCAGGACGCCCGCGTGGGCTGGACCCTGACCATTCTCAATTACCGCTACTTTCCGCACAGCCACGTCAAGCTGCACGTGATCGACGGGCGGGACCTGACGGTGGCCGGCTACAACTACACCGACTGGCACCTGCCGGCCTCAGAGGCCGGAGGACGCGACCTGCATGATCTGGGCCTGCGCGTGACGGGACCGGTGGCGCAGAGCGGCGTGGCCGCCTTCGACGATCTGTGGCGGCACAGCCTGCAACTGCGCTGCCCGGAGGGCGTCACGCGCAGTGGGGCGGAGGCGCACTGTCAGCTGGCCCCGCCGGACCCGGTGACGCACCCGGCGGCCGCGCGGGAAGCCGTGCCCAGCGGCCACGCACGGGCCTTTATGCTGTACCGCCGCCCCGGCGACGACTCGGCCGACCGCGCCCATCTGGCCCTGTTGGGCGCGGCCAAGAGCCAGATCGATCTGATGCAGGCCGACTTTGGCCCCACGCTGAACTGCTGGGGCGCGTACCTGAACCCGCAGGGCTGCGGCCCGGACACCTGGCCCGTGTACATGACCGCCGTGCTGGAGGCGCTGGAGCGTGAAGTGCACGTCCGGCTGCTGACCGTGGACTACGGCACGGGGGCGGCGGCCAACCGCAGCGGCGTCACCCTGCTGCGCCAGGCGCTGCGCCGACGGGGGCTTCAGGACCGCTTCGAGGCGCGTTACGTCACCTTCAACATGCACACCAAGGCCCTGACGGTGGACCGCCGGGTGGTGGTGGTGGGCAGCATGAACTTTCACTTCAGTGCCTGGGGACGGCTGGGGCTGGCCGAGGCCGCACTGGCGACGGGCGATCCGGCGGCGGTGCAGCAGCAGGAGGCCAGCTTCGAGCGCATCTGGAAGACGGCCAGCCGTCCGGTCCCGGACGAATGGTGGCTGAACACCGTGACTCCTGATCTGGGGCCTCCACCGGACGCCGGGACACCCGACACGGTCACGCCCAGCCCCGGCCCGTAA
- a CDS encoding glycerol-3-phosphate acyltransferase, whose product MLFLSALLLLVAFLVGSLPLGHLLLNRAGVNARLSNAHNLGVENMLRLVGPGLATASALLDAGKGLLAVLMASSLGLPEVTVLAALAAYLGHLNPPTALYRPLYGAVPPRGRGNLVLLGVLAGLAVTGAVPLWVAALPVVVYAGVTGYWGYVSAATLAGLAAFAVVMALLPAGVPAKLAALGLLVAAGWRFKENIGRMLDGTEPKFGEEVPLAGKRSDEVVAAFMIHPMTLENFWSARRFAWMKPLVERGVISERTVRQMAENLRPMKVGELRGIRTPEGQSIRCYLLSSPLLPDVFDSQPELATRRAIEGARLAHELGAEVFGLGAFWSVVGNKGVDVQAAVPEITVTNGGAYTSGTIKAAIPGILKHFESEGRDLGAATAGIVGANGVVAFGIARTIAPQVARIIMLGRNMDKLERSAATLRRANAQTEIITTTDYATLKDADLIFTATSDPQPVIFPQHVKPGTWIFDEGRPADVAESVASIPGVRIIPGGVVRPPGGMTTAIDLQFGDGAVPACLAETLIIAATGEHGRKSLGPQTLTENINFFVEQAARLGFTVVD is encoded by the coding sequence ATGTTGTTTCTGTCGGCCCTGTTGCTGCTGGTGGCCTTTCTCGTGGGCAGTCTGCCGCTGGGCCATCTGCTGCTGAACCGCGCTGGGGTAAACGCCCGCCTGAGCAACGCGCACAACCTGGGCGTGGAGAACATGCTGCGGCTGGTGGGACCGGGGCTGGCGACAGCCTCCGCGCTGCTGGACGCGGGCAAGGGCCTGCTGGCGGTGCTGATGGCCTCCAGCCTGGGGTTGCCGGAAGTGACCGTGCTGGCGGCACTGGCCGCGTATCTGGGCCACCTGAACCCGCCAACCGCGCTGTACCGTCCGCTCTACGGCGCGGTGCCGCCGCGCGGACGCGGGAACTTGGTGCTGCTGGGCGTGCTGGCCGGACTGGCAGTAACCGGGGCCGTGCCGCTGTGGGTGGCGGCACTGCCGGTGGTGGTCTACGCGGGCGTGACCGGCTACTGGGGTTATGTCAGCGCGGCCACCCTCGCCGGACTGGCGGCTTTCGCCGTGGTGATGGCGCTGCTGCCCGCCGGCGTGCCGGCCAAGCTGGCGGCGCTGGGGTTGCTGGTGGCGGCGGGCTGGCGCTTCAAGGAAAACATCGGACGCATGCTGGACGGCACCGAACCGAAGTTCGGCGAGGAGGTGCCGCTGGCCGGCAAACGCAGCGACGAGGTGGTGGCCGCCTTCATGATCCACCCCATGACGCTGGAGAACTTCTGGTCCGCCCGCCGCTTCGCGTGGATGAAGCCGCTGGTGGAGCGCGGGGTGATCAGCGAGCGCACCGTGCGCCAGATGGCCGAGAACCTGCGGCCCATGAAGGTGGGTGAGCTGCGCGGCATCCGCACCCCCGAGGGCCAGAGCATCCGCTGTTACCTGCTGTCGAGCCCGCTGCTGCCGGATGTCTTTGATTCACAGCCGGAACTGGCCACCCGCCGCGCCATCGAGGGCGCGCGGCTGGCGCACGAACTGGGCGCGGAGGTGTTCGGGCTGGGCGCCTTCTGGTCGGTGGTGGGCAACAAGGGCGTGGACGTGCAGGCCGCCGTGCCGGAAATCACCGTGACCAACGGCGGCGCGTACACCTCGGGGACCATCAAGGCCGCGATTCCAGGCATTCTGAAACATTTCGAGTCGGAGGGCCGGGACCTGGGGGCCGCCACCGCCGGGATCGTGGGCGCCAACGGCGTGGTGGCCTTCGGCATCGCCCGCACCATCGCGCCGCAGGTGGCGAGGATCATCATGCTGGGGCGCAACATGGACAAGCTCGAGCGCAGCGCCGCCACCCTGCGCCGCGCGAACGCCCAGACCGAGATCATCACCACCACTGATTACGCCACGCTGAAAGACGCGGACCTGATCTTCACGGCCACCAGCGATCCGCAGCCGGTGATCTTCCCGCAGCACGTCAAACCCGGCACCTGGATCTTCGACGAGGGCCGCCCGGCAGACGTGGCTGAAAGCGTGGCGAGCATTCCTGGCGTGCGGATCATTCCCGGCGGCGTGGTGCGCCCACCCGGCGGCATGACCACCGCCATCGACCTGCAGTTCGGGGACGGCGCGGTACCGGCGTGTCTGGCCGAGACCCTGATCATCGCGGCCACAGGCGAACACGGGCGCAAGAGCCTGGGGCCGCAGACGCTGACCGAGAACATCAACTTCTTCGTGGAGCAGGCCGCGCGGCTGGGCTTCACGGTGGTGGACTGA
- the pdxY gene encoding pyridoxal kinase PdxY: protein MTAPFPDAAPSPLNVLSIQSWVSFGHVGNAAAVFPLQRLGIEVWAIHTVQFSNHTGYGAWTGAVFPPEQIAELVDGIEARGTLDSCAGVLSGYMGSGGTVAAVVEAVRRVREANAAALYCCDPVMGDVGRGVFVRPELPDLIAAQALGAADILTPNQFELELLTGREVRTLQGALAAAQSLRERLHPGGPRIVVVTSLVREDAPADQIETLAVTDDGAWLCSTPLLPLDPPRNGTGDTIAALFFGHYLQQRDVGAALSLSMSALYGLLKRTHEAGSREIMLVAAQDEFTSPSQRFEAEKIA from the coding sequence ATGACAGCCCCCTTCCCGGACGCCGCACCGTCACCGCTCAATGTCCTGAGCATTCAGTCATGGGTCAGCTTCGGCCATGTCGGCAACGCCGCCGCCGTGTTTCCGTTGCAGCGCCTGGGAATCGAGGTCTGGGCGATTCATACCGTGCAGTTTTCCAACCACACCGGGTACGGCGCGTGGACCGGGGCGGTGTTTCCGCCCGAGCAGATCGCCGAGCTGGTGGACGGCATCGAGGCGCGCGGCACGCTGGACAGTTGCGCGGGCGTGCTGAGCGGCTACATGGGTTCGGGCGGCACGGTTGCGGCGGTGGTGGAGGCGGTGCGGCGCGTGCGCGAGGCCAACGCGGCGGCGCTGTACTGCTGTGACCCGGTGATGGGCGACGTGGGGCGCGGCGTATTCGTGCGCCCGGAGCTGCCGGACCTGATCGCGGCGCAGGCGCTGGGGGCCGCCGACATCCTGACCCCCAACCAGTTTGAGCTGGAGCTGCTGACCGGGCGCGAGGTCCGGACCCTGCAAGGGGCGCTGGCGGCAGCCCAGAGTCTGCGCGAGCGGCTCCACCCCGGCGGCCCGCGCATCGTTGTGGTCACCAGTCTGGTCAGGGAAGACGCCCCGGCGGACCAGATCGAGACGCTGGCCGTGACCGACGACGGGGCGTGGCTGTGCAGCACGCCGCTGCTGCCGCTGGACCCCCCGCGCAACGGGACCGGGGATACCATCGCCGCGCTGTTCTTCGGCCACTACCTGCAGCAGCGGGACGTGGGGGCGGCGCTGAGTCTGTCCATGAGCGCGCTGTACGGCCTGCTCAAGCGGACCCACGAGGCGGGCAGCCGCGAGATCATGCTGGTGGCCGCACAGGACGAGTTCACGTCACCCTCCCAGCGGTTCGAGGCCGAGAAGATCGCCTGA
- a CDS encoding D-alanine--D-alanine ligase family protein gives MKKRILLLAGGQSGEHEVSLMSARSVLAALPRDQFDVTPVAISKQGRWLPPTDTRQALENGVAASGGDLVLHRVASAEGYDAVFPLLHGPMGEDGTVQGLLTLAGIPFVGSGVLGSAVSMDKVMTKQVLASAGIPQVAWRLAVRREWQQHQDAVRARAAELGFPLFVKPANLGSSVGISKVRGPADLDAALDLAFSLDRRVILEAMTAHKPRELEVGVLGNDSPIASPVGELRFGAEFYDYETKYTEGRASVHIPAPIPDDVSGRVRELALTAFRALDCAGLARVDFFYLEESGELLLNEVNTMPGFTQTSMYPKLFEAAGLGYSELVTRLVELALEER, from the coding sequence ATGAAGAAGCGCATTCTGCTGCTGGCCGGCGGCCAGTCCGGGGAACACGAGGTCAGCCTGATGAGCGCCCGCAGCGTCCTGGCCGCCCTGCCGCGTGACCAGTTCGACGTGACCCCGGTGGCCATCAGCAAGCAGGGGCGCTGGCTGCCGCCCACTGACACCCGGCAGGCGCTGGAAAACGGCGTGGCAGCCTCTGGAGGCGATCTGGTGTTGCACCGCGTCGCCAGCGCCGAGGGCTACGACGCCGTCTTTCCGCTGCTGCACGGCCCGATGGGCGAGGACGGCACGGTGCAGGGCCTGCTGACGCTGGCGGGCATTCCGTTCGTGGGCAGCGGTGTGCTGGGTTCGGCGGTCAGCATGGACAAGGTGATGACCAAGCAGGTGCTGGCCTCGGCCGGCATTCCGCAGGTGGCGTGGCGGCTGGCGGTACGGCGCGAGTGGCAACAACACCAGGACGCCGTGCGGGCGCGGGCCGCCGAACTGGGCTTTCCGCTGTTCGTCAAGCCGGCCAACCTGGGGTCCAGCGTGGGCATCAGCAAGGTGCGTGGGCCGGCTGACCTGGACGCCGCGCTGGACCTGGCCTTCAGCCTAGACCGCCGGGTGATTCTGGAAGCCATGACCGCCCACAAACCGCGTGAACTGGAGGTGGGCGTGCTGGGCAACGACTCGCCCATCGCCAGCCCGGTGGGCGAATTGCGCTTCGGGGCCGAGTTCTACGACTACGAGACCAAATACACCGAGGGCCGCGCTTCCGTGCATATTCCCGCTCCCATCCCCGATGACGTGTCGGGGCGCGTGCGGGAACTGGCCCTGACGGCCTTCCGCGCGCTGGACTGCGCCGGGCTGGCCCGCGTGGACTTCTTCTACCTGGAAGAAAGCGGCGAGCTGCTGCTGAACGAGGTCAACACCATGCCCGGCTTTACCCAGACCAGCATGTACCCCAAGCTGTTCGAGGCGGCGGGCCTGGGCTACAGCGAGCTGGTCACGCGACTGGTGGAACTGGCACTGGAAGAGCGCTAA
- a CDS encoding sensor histidine kinase yields the protein MKQTPASRRRGLSLGFTLLLAMLAVVGLSVGSTFVFSNLAVQGEFRRLPPEVQQYLRAQQEAQRRGEVIVAAPTPQIRTGTPADPYLPPGRSSPDVNGVVRGAGGNDIVIEAGARVRGRDDSGGPPRGFTPRTQDFLENIQRNLLQVGLLAAAASALLAFVLSRRLARPILAVSAAAAGLARGDLSVRAPVLSGERELAELAGNFNEMAANLQRLENERRQAVADIAHELRTPLAIMQARLDALEDGVYTLSPEQVALLSQQTQQLTRLVDDLRTLTLAEAGRLRLQPGALDLAALSAGVVRDLTDRAGARGVTLQLNAPHPAPLHADAGRVRQIAVNLLENALQHACSRVQISVETSGAQAWLHVDDDGPGIPEPSREAVFTRFTRLDSSRTRGTGGSGLGLAIVQELAHAHGGEARAERGPLGGARFTVRLPLSG from the coding sequence TTGAAGCAGACGCCGGCCTCCCGCAGGCGCGGCCTCTCGCTGGGGTTCACGCTGCTGCTGGCCATGCTGGCGGTGGTGGGGCTGTCGGTGGGCAGCACCTTCGTGTTTTCCAATCTGGCGGTGCAGGGCGAGTTCCGCCGCCTGCCGCCGGAAGTGCAGCAGTACCTGCGCGCCCAGCAGGAGGCGCAGCGCCGGGGCGAGGTGATCGTGGCCGCGCCGACGCCGCAGATCCGCACCGGCACCCCGGCTGATCCCTACCTGCCCCCTGGCCGCAGCAGCCCGGACGTGAACGGCGTGGTGCGCGGCGCGGGCGGCAACGACATCGTGATCGAGGCCGGCGCCAGGGTGCGGGGCCGGGACGACAGTGGTGGGCCGCCCCGGGGCTTCACGCCGCGCACCCAGGACTTTCTGGAGAACATTCAGCGCAACCTGCTGCAGGTGGGGCTGCTGGCCGCCGCCGCGTCGGCGCTGCTGGCCTTCGTGCTGTCGCGGCGGCTGGCCCGGCCGATCCTGGCCGTCTCGGCGGCGGCGGCGGGGCTGGCGCGCGGGGACCTGAGCGTCCGCGCCCCGGTGCTGAGCGGCGAGCGCGAACTGGCCGAACTGGCGGGCAACTTCAACGAGATGGCCGCCAACCTTCAGCGGCTGGAAAACGAGCGGCGGCAGGCGGTGGCCGACATCGCCCACGAGCTGCGTACCCCGCTGGCGATCATGCAGGCGCGGCTGGACGCCCTGGAGGACGGCGTGTACACGCTGAGCCCCGAGCAGGTGGCGCTCCTGAGCCAGCAGACCCAGCAGCTCACGCGGCTGGTGGACGATCTGCGCACCCTGACGCTGGCCGAGGCGGGCCGCCTGCGCCTGCAGCCCGGGGCGCTGGATCTGGCCGCCCTGAGCGCCGGGGTGGTGCGCGATCTGACAGACCGGGCCGGGGCGCGCGGCGTCACGCTGCAGCTGAACGCGCCGCACCCCGCCCCGCTGCACGCCGACGCCGGGCGGGTGCGCCAGATCGCCGTGAACCTGCTGGAGAACGCGCTGCAACACGCCTGCAGCCGCGTCCAGATCAGCGTGGAGACCAGCGGCGCACAGGCGTGGCTGCACGTGGACGACGACGGCCCCGGCATTCCCGAACCCAGCCGCGAGGCCGTCTTCACCCGCTTTACCCGCCTGGACAGCAGCCGCACGCGCGGCACCGGGGGCAGCGGCCTGGGCCTGGCCATCGTGCAGGAGCTGGCGCATGCACACGGGGGCGAGGCGCGGGCCGAGCGGGGGCCGCTGGGCGGGGCGCGTTTCACGGTGCGGCTGCCACTGAGCGGGTAG
- a CDS encoding response regulator, protein MSALLLIVEDEPQLAEVLEAYARQEGYRTERAGDGIAALSAFRAVSPDLILLDVMLPGKSGLDVLKTVRADGGTPVILVTARAEETDQIVGLELGADDYVVKPFRPREVMARVKAVLRRASAALEDLDKPLRVGPLEIDPRAVLARVNGQALTLTPAEFRLLSHLAQSPGRAFTREELLAAALPDSEALERVVDAHLAGVRRKLEAAGAAGLLRTVRGVGYRLEATG, encoded by the coding sequence ATGAGCGCCCTGCTGCTGATCGTGGAGGACGAGCCGCAACTGGCCGAGGTGCTTGAGGCCTACGCTCGCCAGGAGGGCTACCGCACCGAGCGGGCCGGGGACGGCATTGCGGCCCTGAGCGCCTTCCGGGCCGTCAGCCCAGACCTGATCCTGCTGGACGTGATGCTGCCCGGCAAGAGTGGCCTGGACGTCCTGAAGACCGTCCGGGCGGACGGCGGCACCCCGGTGATCCTGGTGACCGCCCGCGCCGAGGAAACCGATCAGATCGTGGGGCTGGAACTGGGCGCGGACGACTACGTGGTCAAGCCGTTCCGCCCGCGCGAGGTGATGGCCCGCGTCAAGGCGGTGCTGCGCCGGGCGAGCGCCGCCCTGGAAGACCTGGACAAGCCGCTGCGGGTGGGGCCGCTGGAGATCGATCCCCGCGCCGTCCTGGCCCGCGTGAACGGGCAGGCGCTGACGCTGACCCCCGCCGAATTCCGGCTGCTGTCTCATCTGGCGCAGTCGCCGGGCCGCGCCTTTACCCGCGAGGAACTGCTCGCGGCGGCGCTGCCCGACTCTGAGGCGCTGGAACGGGTGGTGGACGCGCATCTGGCCGGGGTGCGGCGCAAGCTGGAGGCGGCGGGGGCGGCGGGCCTGCTGCGCACCGTGCGCGGCGTGGGCTACCGGCTGGAGGCCACCGGTTGA
- a CDS encoding TolC family protein — protein MNAPRSSRPPPLQLVCLTLALGGAASAQSAQPQTGTPFTLEDALNRLDAAPSVTAARLSVQTAQTNLNAARTALGLTVSVNGNAAYSGPGTAADGTATAGSTSGAAGVNVSLGLLPWASNGSGLKTAERGLALAQARLTDAQNSARLNVAGQYFAAVLATQDMDIAARTLALRQRQLTVTQTQQGVGNATAGAVLSAQAAVQSAQGAQVQAAASLDAARRGLEAALGSEVGDVTFSTLPTTQVTLPDVAALVAQARASRSEVIGAQNTLEAAQDDLTSQQRQATLPDLTASVRYGPGGGGGLTTALNLQQGTLSAGYSLPLGVSATASTASRLSASVTGSYVVYSPGQKAQLSAAQASVTQAQLSLNVAQQNAELDVRTRYSTLQTALIAVQTRETGVQVAQLALQTAQTRLEAGTGTADDVSAAELELAGAERDLLAARITAQTNLLQLQSAAGGPR, from the coding sequence ATGAACGCCCCCCGATCTTCACGGCCCCCACCCTTGCAGCTGGTCTGCCTGACGCTGGCCCTGGGCGGCGCGGCCTCCGCGCAGTCCGCACAGCCGCAGACTGGCACGCCGTTTACCCTGGAAGACGCCCTGAACCGTCTGGACGCCGCCCCCAGCGTGACCGCCGCGCGCCTGAGCGTGCAGACGGCCCAGACCAATCTGAACGCGGCGCGCACGGCGCTGGGCCTGACGGTCTCGGTCAACGGCAACGCGGCCTACAGCGGCCCAGGCACGGCGGCGGACGGCACGGCCACGGCGGGCAGCACCAGTGGCGCAGCGGGCGTGAACGTCAGCCTGGGGCTGCTGCCGTGGGCGAGTAACGGGAGCGGTCTGAAAACCGCCGAACGCGGGCTGGCGCTGGCCCAGGCACGGCTGACCGACGCCCAGAACTCGGCGCGACTGAACGTGGCGGGGCAGTATTTTGCGGCGGTGCTGGCGACGCAGGACATGGACATCGCGGCCCGCACCCTGGCCCTGCGGCAGCGCCAGTTGACCGTCACCCAGACCCAGCAGGGCGTCGGCAACGCCACTGCCGGGGCCGTCCTGAGTGCCCAGGCCGCCGTTCAAAGTGCCCAGGGGGCGCAGGTGCAGGCCGCCGCCAGTCTGGACGCGGCGCGGCGCGGGCTGGAGGCGGCGCTGGGCAGTGAGGTGGGGGACGTGACCTTCAGCACCCTGCCCACCACGCAAGTCACGCTGCCGGACGTGGCGGCGCTGGTGGCGCAGGCCAGGGCCTCACGTTCAGAAGTCATTGGGGCGCAGAACACCCTGGAGGCCGCGCAGGACGATCTGACCAGCCAGCAGCGCCAGGCCACCCTGCCTGACCTGACCGCCAGCGTGCGCTACGGCCCCGGCGGGGGCGGCGGCCTGACCACGGCCCTGAACCTGCAGCAGGGAACGCTCAGCGCGGGGTACAGCCTGCCGCTGGGGGTCTCGGCCACGGCCTCCACGGCCAGCCGCCTGAGCGCCAGCGTCACCGGCAGTTACGTGGTGTACTCGCCGGGTCAGAAAGCCCAGCTCTCGGCGGCGCAGGCCAGCGTCACGCAGGCGCAGCTGTCGCTGAACGTGGCGCAGCAGAATGCTGAGCTGGACGTACGAACCCGTTACAGCACCCTGCAAACCGCGCTGATCGCCGTGCAGACCCGTGAGACGGGCGTGCAGGTGGCGCAGCTCGCCCTGCAAACGGCCCAGACCCGCCTGGAAGCCGGCACCGGCACGGCGGACGACGTCAGCGCCGCCGAACTCGAACTGGCCGGGGCGGAGCGTGACCTGCTGGCCGCCCGCATCACCGCCCAGACCAACCTGCTTCAACTTCAAAGCGCTGCCGGAGGCCCCCGATGA